DNA from Daucus carota subsp. sativus chromosome 1, DH1 v3.0, whole genome shotgun sequence:
ATACACAATATATTTTCAACTCTCCGAAGCATTTGGTCGCTTACTACGCTTTTCCTCGTCTCTGAGTGCCTAGGTATCCACCACAAACCTTTACTCGTTTGAACCTCGCCCTTAACTTTAAGGCTATGTCATCCTAAAGTGCTGCTGCTAAATGGATGGATCTTATCAACGTCCATAAATGATAAATCATAGATCGGATATTGTCATATAGCTTTGTATCGACTAAGTTGACGAGTTGGGAAGAAGCGGACCCGAACCGCTAACATCCGCCGCGTGATAAACCACCGCCTCTCATGTCCCCCGACTGATACTACCACACAGGCCAACGAtgttcaaataattttattcatatgAGTGTTTTATATAGATCAATTTTGCGTTTTGAAAACAAATAATGTGTTGTAcgtacacccgatgttgaacccctaCTATAAATGTGTTAGAATACACGATTGGGAGAggaaaaaagtttgtaagtttgtaattttaaatttttttttatttgatcttaaccacacatatatatgtgtgtattactaatataataataataatatagattcaACTTCTCTAatcaaaaattgatttataattttttttcacagACAACACCAATAAATTGATCGCAGCTCATGCCTTAGGGTAAATCCAACAGTGGCCTAgagatccaaatttggaccgATTCTGGCCTAAATCTTCCCAACAGTGACCTAAATCTCGGTCCAAATTTAGGCCACCGAACATTGTTGGCCTAAATTTAGGCCGGCACTATTCACCGACTTAAatcttttaaataataaaatattaacattttatcttttatatatttagttaattgattgattatatgttaatataattattaaatagtaataaattatatttaataactttTACGTACTGATAATAGttacatgtatatattaattgtaaaatataataaaattaaattttcttaaaacttattaaattcaaattaacaatATATTAAGTATAAAATTCGGATTTAATCAAATAGATTATTTCTTGATCCTacaaaataatcataatattaagtttaatattaaaattaagtcTTATATTGTTgttaaaagattaaaataataGTATAAAGATACCAAAATAGTTAGGGCTCCAAATATTCGGTAAATCGCAATGAATACCAAAATCAATTATTATTAGAGTACCAGTtattatttttcagtttaatcataaataatatatttaattatccaaatttatatgtCATTATTATTCGTAAATTGTCTTGTTATCAATTATCTGTCAATatatttcaactttaacaaaaaTGAAGATTAGTGTTCTGCTTATTGTAGAATAtagttttctaaaataattattctaattatataACATAGTTTGCAGGTTATtagatttttggaaaaaaattaaaattaaaatgattagattatattttatctttccaattttataatctaatatttttgtctagtccataaattatttttttttttgaaaaaaaataataattcaataatgaaaagtcatacggcatctacaagaacaATCGAGTCCAACAAACATAAAACAGATCATTTCGCTGATTAATCTAGTCTTTATGAAGACACAATCAAGcgatttgttgaaattgatatatacacatatagccttcataaaaaattcatcaaaacccgtttgagctatcgatcgTAACTGCAATCCCGTATAAATCTTTACCACTGAATCAATCTCTTGAAAATCTGACACATCTAACGTCCTGAACATTGAATCACACCAAAACACACCAAGCTCTCACAATGAGAgaataaacaaaacccaaataaattgggaacaaaactcacccaattttttttttatcaaacaaagaTACAATCTTGAAAGATAGGAATCTTTACTTGGGGAggagtattattgaaaaataagagcaaaacaaagaaaataactgatCTGGGGCTTTCCACCAGTGAAAACTGATGGAAGTCCCTCAGGATGGCTAGGGAAAAGGAAGAAGTTTGAGAGAattttttttagggttttgagGAGAGGCTAGCCGGTTGCAAATCCTATTCTAGTCCATAAAAGTTAATCCAATATTTGGATACTTTACATATTTTCAATCctaattattttcattataatattatcCCTAATTAGTACataattatctatattttaaattgtttgtaTTGTGATATGCGATCTTCATATTATAGGTGAAGGTTccgataaaaaatttaaaaacttttttaaattattttttattttcgtaTGTGTTAGCTATTAGTTAATAAGGTAATCATGTTGAAAATACATCACTATTTAAttagaaaacatataaataaactatGCGTTCagcacatatataatttgtgttcaatattttttaacatattttgttaagCATtggttaaaattgtgttggagaaatacataaattatttttcaatgtaaaaactaagttaaacgtattatataaccaattttatttttgtagacCCTCCAAACCCAGCTGTACAGTTTAAGCACCCTATAAATATAGCAatacacaatgataattagtgttctacatcCGATGTTGAACCCGATTACAAATATGTTAGAACACAtgatttatttatgtgttatttttaagaattaagaTATTTTTTCAATAGATTTCAATAgggatactttctataactaaagattaacacgagaaaaaaattagattgattgacactttgcaccctttatgtttaggcgctttttcgatttggtctcaaacaattttttttggcagtatgcaccctaaagtttgaaaagcgcttcgtttTGCACGCCTTTGACCAGTCaccgttaattgaccgttaaagttaacagatttcatattttcactttgcaccccacaattttaattttttttcatgagtattttgaaatattttttccccaaaattagacacttttgaaatattttttttcaaaattagacaCTATTGCCTGCTGGTATTAACGACATTGTTGTTCTCAAGCCTCTTGCTTCTGCTGATGAGAGCTTCTTATCCATGTCCAGTTCTCAAGCCTCCTCAGGGTTGGACTCGCTCTCATACAACAACAATATGCATGCTAAGGTTTCTTTTACAGATGAAGGTCCACTTGAGAAGGTAAAGTACACTATAACTTGTTATTGTGAAAGGAGATTTAAGGCTTTGCGGAAGATCTGTTGCAACGAATTAGATTATATACGGTCTCTTAGCCGTTGTAAGAAGTGGGGAACGCAGGGTGGCAAGAGCAATGTCTTCATTGCAAAAACCTCAGATGACAGGTTTATAATTAAACAAGTTACCAAGACAGAACTAGAGTCTTTTATCGACTTCGCTCCAGAATATTTAAGGTATTTATCTGAATCAATCACTTCACATAGCCCCACCTGCCTTGCAAAGATACTGTGCATTTATCAGGTAtcatcatttttgtttgttttaaacAACAATTTGTTTTACACAGAATAATATGAGAATTTTAATATGGCTGAAATCTCCAACATTCTCAGGCTTTGAAGTGATATTATCAATCCTTTAAAAAGTTCCTAACTTGTTTTGTCATCCTATGGCACATATGGTTCTTAATATTATGAAGTTCAGGGCATTTGTAAACAATGTCGTTAATACCAGCAGGCAATAGTGTctaatttgggaaaaaaatatttcaaaatacttcAAAAGTGTCtaattcatgaaaaaaaattttgaaattgtggggtgcaaagtgaaaacctgaaatctgttaaGTTTAACGGTAAATTAACGAAGATTGGTCAaaggtgcaaagcgaagcgcttttcaaactttgggGTGCAtactgtcaaaaaaaattgtttgagaccaaatcgaaaaagcgccgaaacataaggggtgcaaagtgtcaatcactcaaaaaaaaatattataagtttgtaacttaaattttttttatttgatcttatcatatcatatgtgtgtgttactaatataatatagattCAACTTCTCTAATCAAAAattgatttacaattttttttcacaGACAGCAGCAATAAATTGATCGCAGCTCATGCCTTAGGTCTTGGGCAGAGCTCAGAGACCAATAAATTGATCGTGCTCACGCCTTAAGTCTTGGGCAGAGTGAGAGGAAAAGTCTTAGCTAACCggcacaaaatatataaaacaaatatgtaaatatgcTTAACATTAAAACATACGAGTCACTTACGGACAAAAAACGGCACATAAGCATCATGCATTCCCAGCATGGAGCCAATCTTAAGCATCTTTATACGATAAAGACAAAGAGGGCGGGCGGCTCTACATCTCCACACATCACTTTATATATAGGCGATAAAGCTTCTGCTTATTTCTTCACACTCAAAAATACAATACAGTAACAATGGCAGCTGAGAGCAACGGAAAATCAACAAAAATTCCTGAAATTAAGTTCACTAAGCTCTTCATCAATGGAAATTTTGTTGACTCTGTTTCAGGTTTTTTCCCACTTGACCCTTCTTTTAGATGCTTCAGATATCACTTGTATGATAATATCAGAGTCCTATAattgttttgttaaaaatattactttatcgcatttatttatcttatttaaCAGGTAAGACATTTGAGACCATAGATCCAAGAACAGAACAAGTGATAGCAAGAATCGCAGAAGGTGACAAAGAAGATATTGATATCGCTGTTAAGGCTGCTCGTGCTGCCTTCGATCATGGTCCATGGCCCCGGTTACCCGCTTGTGTAAGTCAATTACATTGATAGAAGAAGACGTTTGATTTACGGTTTTTGTTTGGTGTTAAGACCTCTGAATTGTTATGGTGTGATTGATGTTTTGATCAGGAGAGGGGGAGGATCATGATGAAATTTGCGGACTTAATTGAAGAGAATGTGGAAGAGTTAGCGGCACTGGATACAATTGATGCTGGCAAATTATTTGCTTTCGGGAAGGCCTTGGAAATTCCTTCTGCTGTGAGCACTTTGCGTTACTATGCTGGTGCAGCGGATAAAGTTCATGGCAACACTTTGAAAATGTCTAGGGAATTCCAGGCATATACTCTGCGCGAGCCAATTGGAGTTGCTGGAATCATCATTCCATGGAACTTCCCTAGCATCATGTTCTTCTACAAAGTGAGCCCGGCTTTAGCTGCAGGATGCACCATGATTGTCAAACCTGCTGAGCAGACACCGCTATCTGCTCTCTATTTCGCTCATTTGGCCAAGCTGGTACTGTTAAATGTTTATACAAACTATTCGTTTTTTCTTCTTATACACATATAAGGACTTTTAGTTACTAAGATGATGGCCATTTTCCGATAGGCTGGTATTCCTGATGGAGTGCTTAATGTCGTCACTGGATTTGGACCAACAGCTGGTGCGGCCATTTCTTCTCATATGGACATTGACAAAGTAAGAATAAGATTGTATAAGCGCTTTTTCTGTGAAAATTTGTAAGGTGTAAGTTACTTATCTGTTTGATCATTCAAGGTTGATTTTACGGGTTCAACTGAAGTAGGCAGGCTAGTAATGCAAGCTGCGGCATTGAGCAATTTGAAATCTGTATCTCTAGAACTAGGAGGTAAGTCCCCGCTCTTGATATTCGATGACGCTGATGTGGATACAGCTGCAGATTTGGCTCTTTTCGGAGGTTTTTATAATAAGGTATGGTGGAAGTACTGGAATTAGTATTCTGTATTGACTTGTTATTGATACAGCTCCTACAATCCTCACTATCGTTCTTATCAGGGAGAAATCTGTGTGGCAAGCTCTCGTATATTTGTTCAGGAAGGAATTCATGATAAAATTGTGGAGAAGTTGTCAGAGAAAGCTAAAAACTGGGTCATTGGGGACCCTTTTGATCCTTCTACGCGTCACGGACCACAAGTAAGAGTAATTTGTTTTGACATTACTTTGCGCTTTCAAGAATTCAGAATGGATCTAATGTTATGAAGACCATTGATGTGATTATACTGGGCAGGTTGACCAGAACCAGTTTAAGAAAATACTTGGATACATTGAGCATGGCAAACGAGAAGGGGCTCACCTGTTAACCGGTGGCAAGACTCACGGAGAGAAGGGGTACTATATCGAGCCAACAATTTTCACAAACGTTGAGGTGAATTTCTGAAAACTTGAATCTTCAGCTTCAGACGCCTTGAGCCAACAATGTGCTTATTTAACTCTGAATTTATGATCAACACTTGATTAGGACCACATGATGATTGCAAAGGATGAAATTTTTGGTCCTGTCCTGTCAGTCATGAAGTTCAGGTAAGTTAGACTCTTCTACGTATCACTAATCATCTTATAGATATGCAACTGCAAATGAATGGAGTTAGCTAGAACAATTTATACTCTTTCAGTACAATCGAGGAGGCAATCACGAGAGCTAACGCGACTCGATATGGACTAGCAGCAGGAATTGTGACTAAGGACTTGAATGTTGCAAACACTGTTTCGAGATCAATCAGAGCTGGTGTGATATGGATAAATTGTTATACAGCTTTCAGCCCTGATTGTCCTTACGGAGGATATAAAATGAGTGGATTTGGAAGAGAGCTTGGGATGGAAGCTATGGACAAGTATCTTCAAGTTAAAGCTGTTGTCACTCCCCTTGTTAACTCTCCATGGCTGTGATTATAAACGTTTGTTTATAAATCTTCttctcacaagtcacaactcCATCTTCGCTAATAATCACATGTTGAGTTACAAAGTCCAAGAGATGCCTTATTGTGAAATTATATAGAACTTAGGCACTTGATAAAAGAAAGTTATCTAACAATATCCCGGTAATGTCTTATATCACCAGGACAACCtcttaaaatcttatttttaaagCACATGATTCCTTCCctatcttatattttataataaattattatacatcCTATCTTTCTCTCTCTGTTTTATATTGtcctttaatgatgaaagaaaatctttaataaaaaaatatataatgaggATAATGCACATTGTTTGAGttgcccccccccccacccccaccaccaccaccaccaccaccaccaccaccaccaccaccaccaccaccaccaccaccaccaccaccaccaccaccaccaccaccaccaccaccaccaccaccaccttagGTATTTGAGGCACCTTGGTTATGTTATTAACAAAGGATTAAGCAAAGAATGAGAGAGAGCTCAAGTAAACTCCCTCAGAATGAATTAAACTTCCCCTTAGGTATTTGAGGCACCTTGGTTATGTTATTAACAAAGGAATAAGCAAAGAATGAGAGAGAGCTCAAGTAAACTCCCTCAGAATGAATTAAACTTCCCTCGGAGATCTTCAAAAGTAAGAAATGCAAAATCTAGTCGAACTCGCCGTAATCCTTTTAAGACACCtctttgataaattaatataaaaaaaagttgatccaacaatgtcctaataatgacttatatcactaggacaagcTCTTCAAGCTTCCTTGCTAAGACACCTCTTTTCTTGtcctatcttatattttataataaattattatacaaactctttttctctctctattttatattgtactttaatgatgaaagaaaaactttaataataaaatataatatatatagtgaggATAAGGCACAGTATTGGAGTTGAAGTTATTTAAAATATCCTATATTACTAGGACaagtaattttctattttatatttaagacTTGAATTACGACATTgctggacttgctctaaccaTCATATTAGTACAAGTAAAAGGTTGAAATAAATCAAAACCATGTCAAACAAGACAAGCATTAATTATACACATTTAAATCAGGTAAAAATATTGGATGTTGTCAGATGTGAAGATCATGTCGAATGTTATGAAAGTTCATACTGACCTGCCAGTGGTTCCCCTACGTATCTCGGCAGTGACGTTTAAAGTCGCCTGTCAATACCAGAATATCATTAAGTTATTCACTCTTGTACACACCGCCAAGCTTCACCAAAACAAAGGACAAATGTAATGGCTGATATCTTGGTTTGGCTGCTTATACCTTCAATGTGTCTCAGCACAAAACTAGTTTCAGCTAGAACTCCAACAATCATCAATTTATTTTGCAGTTAGCCAAAGTTTTACAACTGCCTAAAAATTCCTCTGAGCAATTTCCTGCTATGAGCATGTAATGACCACAGTCTTAATTTACTCGACCCTATCTTATTGTTTTCTATAATCTAGCAAGCCCTCTAGCCCTAGCAGCTTCTTCTACTTTCTTGCAGAGGCATACGTCGTTAAGAGTAGACTACTCTCCCCCTGCAGCTTCTTCCTACTTTCTTGCAGAGGCATACACGGTTAAGAGTAGAACATAATTTTTCAACTTTAATGAGCCTGTTAGCTGCAAACTCCCCACTGTCAAGTCTTCTGAGAATCTGACTGGCATTTAAGAGTTACGCATAGGCTACTTTGTCATGATCAAATTTTCTCCTTGTCAAGCTTACCTCCCCGATCGAACAAATCACTCAGCATTCATAGTGACCTATACGTACCTCTTCAATAGCTATAATGTCAATCGCAGGGTGATCATAGGGCCTTCTGTCTGCCTTTGCGGGAATGGAATTTAGATTCCACATGGACTTGCCAGGAAGGCAGGAATCATATTACTTTAAATCTTACAAGGAAAAAGAAACAGTAAGAAACAAAGTTGGGAGCTCAGCTAGAAAGAATCTCGTCACTTAAATcctgaaaatatgaaaaaaaattcccCATATACCTCAAACATTGGATTTTTATCACTGATTCCTGTCTTTACATTAAAACTGAAGCGGATTCAGTGTAGTATTTTCTCCTTAGTAATCTACATTTGGCATCATAAATTCATCTCATACGTGGTCTTCAAGCCGGTTGAATGGTTCAATACTAACTCAGGATCCCACAAGGACTAATTGTTGTTCCGGGTGTCATGTTGTGCAAGCAACACGAGAAAGGCATACAAAACCAGAGAGTCAGAGTATCATAGCTCAAACGTGTTGCAGCAATCACAAAACCATCTCACCCGCCATATATATCAGCAGAAAATATTTATACAGGAACTTGAATTGGGGATCTTTAGCTACCAATAATCCTTGCAAGAACACAAACCTTCACTAAATCTATGAAATCTATTGTTGTCTCTCACAATGATCTCTCTTCCCTCCATCTTTGAGATGACCTTTATAGCAGTATGGCAATCCTGACAGACCCTCAGGTTTTTCACCACCCTAATCACTGACCCAGCTTCACTAACTAAGAGAGCAAAAGCAATGGCTAATTTCTCACTATGACTGCCTACAATCTCTTCCTTTTCTTCCACCTCGAGGTCTCTCAGCACACAATTATCATCAGCTACATAACCAGCACTCCTCATTTTCTTTTGAAGTTCTGCCAGTTTTCTATAAATACTTTCAGATTGTTCATGTGAACGATCTCCTACTATGAATTTGTGTATTTCACCATGGTATTCCACCCAACTCCATCCAGTTGTCTTCACCACTCCAACTTTTTTCATTGCCCCTCTAACCCTCTCGACATCTTCCCACTTTCCTGCAGAAGCATATATGTTGGAAAGCAAAACATAGTTTCCCGAATTTTCTGGTTCAAGTTCAAAGAGCCTGTTTGCTGCAAACTCCCCAAGGTCAAGTCTTTTGTGAACTCGACTAGCACTTAACAGTGAACCATAAACACCAGCATGAGCCTCCATCGGCATTTTTTCAATCAATTCCATTGCTTCATCAAGCTTCCCTACTCTCCCCAATAAATCAATCATGCATGCGAAATGATCTACATCTGGTGCTTTAATTGATTCAAAGACCTTTCGGCCTTCCTCTAGTAGTCCTGCATGGCTGCAGGCTGTTAGTGCACCAATATATGATATGCGGTCTGGTTTGATACCCTCATCTTCCATCATATAGATTAATTCAGCAGCTTTATTGCCATGTCCGTACGCTGCATAACCTGTAATTAGTGTGTTGTACGATATAACATCTCTTGTTTCCATTTCTTCGAAAACTTTTTTAGCATCTTCTATGCAACCACACTTCGAGtacataaaaatcaaagaattaTTTCCTGAAATGCTTAACCTAACCCCTTCTTGCATCAGCGTATTCAGAATCCAATTACCAACTCCTAATGCCCCGAGATGGCCACAAGCTGAAATCACACTCACCAATGTAACTTCATCTGGTCTCACGCTTTTGTTCCTGACCATTTCTTTAAACAGATTAATAGCACATGCTGACTGTCCGTTTTGTGCATAACCAGCAATCATCGAGTTCCATGAGACTACATTCTTTTCAGGCATTTGATCAAAAAGCTCTTTTGCTGAATCTAAATCACCAGTCCTCGCATATGCAGAAACCATAGCATTCCATGTAAAAGAGTTCCTATACAAACCCAACTCATCaaaaacctttctagcattttCAAGGTTCCCACATTTCGCATACATATCAATAAGTGCCGTCTTTACATAACAATTTAACTTGACTCCCTTCTCATTCAACATTTTAACAAGAGACTCTGCAAGACAAGGATCACCAAGAGAAGAGCATGCCGATATAACCGCAACACAAGTCGTCTCATTAGGTTGCATCCTAGCTTTCAACATCTCATCAAACAACCTTACAGCCTCCTCAGCAAACCCGTTTCTAGAATACCCTGATAACATTGCATTCCATGACACAAGATTCCGCTCTGGCATATGATCAAAATACCACCTAGCCCTCACCAAATCTTTAACTCTCGAGTACCCAGTAACCATCGCAGTCCAAGTAACCACATTCTTATCCGGCATCAACTCAAACAACCCACAAGCTTCAGCTCTTTTCCCCCAACTCCAATACCCAGAAATCATCAAGTTCCAATCCGCAACACTCCTCTcagacatttcatcaaacactttATGAGCATCCTCAACAGGCCCATTTTTCGCATAAACATCCATGATTGCATTCCTCACATACCCATCACAACAATGCCCCAACTTCAGCAAATGGGCATGCAACAATCTCCCATCTTTACCAGCAGATTTCAACA
Protein-coding regions in this window:
- the LOC108209799 gene encoding pentatricopeptide repeat-containing protein At1g14470, which translates into the protein MSHLATIVFKISNYSRLKQFHAQLIHYSLLHDNYWVAQLIGHCTRLHAPPSYTRLIFDSAHCKNVFVFTNMLKFYSHLDAHNDVLKLFDEMSQCGVRPDAFVYPILLKSAGKDGRLLHAHLLKLGHCCDGYVRNAIMDVYAKNGPVEDAHKVFDEMSERSVADWNLMISGYWSWGKRAEACGLFELMPDKNVVTWTAMVTGYSRVKDLVRARWYFDHMPERNLVSWNAMLSGYSRNGFAEEAVRLFDEMLKARMQPNETTCVAVISACSSLGDPCLAESLVKMLNEKGVKLNCYVKTALIDMYAKCGNLENARKVFDELGLYRNSFTWNAMVSAYARTGDLDSAKELFDQMPEKNVVSWNSMIAGYAQNGQSACAINLFKEMVRNKSVRPDEVTLVSVISACGHLGALGVGNWILNTLMQEGVRLSISGNNSLIFMYSKCGCIEDAKKVFEEMETRDVISYNTLITGYAAYGHGNKAAELIYMMEDEGIKPDRISYIGALTACSHAGLLEEGRKVFESIKAPDVDHFACMIDLLGRVGKLDEAMELIEKMPMEAHAGVYGSLLSASRVHKRLDLGEFAANRLFELEPENSGNYVLLSNIYASAGKWEDVERVRGAMKKVGVVKTTGWSWVEYHGEIHKFIVGDRSHEQSESIYRKLAELQKKMRSAGYVADDNCVLRDLEVEEKEEIVGSHSEKLAIAFALLVSEAGSVIRVVKNLRVCQDCHTAIKVISKMEGREIIVRDNNRFHRFSEGLCSCKDYW
- the LOC108205596 gene encoding aldehyde dehydrogenase family 2 member C4 yields the protein MAAESNGKSTKIPEIKFTKLFINGNFVDSVSGKTFETIDPRTEQVIARIAEGDKEDIDIAVKAARAAFDHGPWPRLPACERGRIMMKFADLIEENVEELAALDTIDAGKLFAFGKALEIPSAVSTLRYYAGAADKVHGNTLKMSREFQAYTLREPIGVAGIIIPWNFPSIMFFYKVSPALAAGCTMIVKPAEQTPLSALYFAHLAKLAGIPDGVLNVVTGFGPTAGAAISSHMDIDKVDFTGSTEVGRLVMQAAALSNLKSVSLELGGKSPLLIFDDADVDTAADLALFGGFYNKGEICVASSRIFVQEGIHDKIVEKLSEKAKNWVIGDPFDPSTRHGPQVDQNQFKKILGYIEHGKREGAHLLTGGKTHGEKGYYIEPTIFTNVEDHMMIAKDEIFGPVLSVMKFSTIEEAITRANATRYGLAAGIVTKDLNVANTVSRSIRAGVIWINCYTAFSPDCPYGGYKMSGFGRELGMEAMDKYLQVKAVVTPLVNSPWL